CGGCGGCGGGTTCGAGGCCGAGACCATCGTCGCCACCAACATCATGAGCGGCGACGGCTTCCGCTGGCTCATCCAGAACCTGGTCACGAACTTCACCAGCTTCGCCCCCCTTGGCACCGTGCTGGTCGCCCTGCTGGGCGTCGCCGTCGCCGAGCGGAGCGGCTTGCTTAGCGCCGTCATCCGCGCCATGGTCCTCGGCGCGCCGCCGAAGCTCGTCACCCTCGTCGTCGTGTTCGCCGGCGTGCAGAGCAACATCGCCAGCGAGATGGGCTACGTCGTCCTCATCCCATTGGCCATGGTCGTCTTCCACTCGCTGGGGCGCCATCCGTACGCCGGCCTGGCCGCGGCCTTCGCGGGCGTCAGCGGCGGGTACAGCGCCAACCTGCTGCTCGGCACGATCGACCCCTTGCTCGCCGGCATCACGCAGGAAGCCGCCCAGATCGTCAGCCCGGGCTACGAGGTCCATGCTGCGGTCAACTGGTACTTCATGCAGGTCAGCGTGGGGATGGTCACGATCCTCGGCTGGGCCGTCACCACCTTCATCGTCGAGCCCCGACTTGGCAAGTACGACCCCGCCAACGCCGACGAATCGGTCGAGAAGGACCCGTCGCTCAGCAGGCTGACCCCCCAGGAGTGGCGCGGCCTCAAGCATGCCGCCGTCGCGGCCTTCGTCACCATCCTCGCCTTCGCCTACGTCGCCGGGCCGCTGCTGACCAACAAGGTCGAGGTACCACCAGCCGTCACCATCACCCAGTACTTGGACGCAACGCCAGAGCAGCAGGCCGAATTCGTCGAACAGGCCACGGGACCCGTCGACAAGCGGGCCCTCCGCATTCCGACGAGCTCGGGCATCAACAAGCTCGACGTGCTCCCGGGCTACGGCATCCTGCGTAACCAGGACACGGGCGGGCTCATGCCCAGCCCCTTCCTCCGCGGCGTCGTCGCCATGATCTTCGTCTTCTTCATCATCCCGGGCTTCGTCTACGGCCGGGCCGTCGGCAGCATGAAGAACGACCGGGACGTCATCGACGCGATGGCCCACGGCATGAGCACGCTGGGGCTCTACATCGTGCTGGTCTTCTTTGCCGCCCAGTTCGTGGCGATGTTCAACTACTCCGGACTGGGCCGCATGCTCGCGGTGGTCGGGGCGGACGGCATCCGCGCCCTGGGCATCGACTCGCCCATCGTCTTCATCCCCTTCATCCTCATGTGCTGCTTCATCAACCTGATGCTGGGCAGCGCCAGCGCCCAGTGGGCGGCGACGGCCCCCATCTTTGTGCCCATGCTCATGGGCGTGGGATACTCGCCCGAGGTCATCCAGGCGGCCTACCGCATCGGCGACAGCACGACCAACATCATCACGCCCATGATGAGCTACTTCGGCCTCATCCTCGCCGTCGCCGCGCGGTACGACAAGAAGCTGGGCATCGGCACGATGATCGCCACGATGCTTCCCTACTCCATCGCATTCCTCATCGGCTGGATGATCCTCTTCTACGTCTGGGTGTTCGCGCTCGGCCTTCCCGTTGGTCCGGGCGCCCCGACGCACTTCACGCCCTGAGATCAGCCAATGGAAGTGCCGTACGCCACGCCGCCGCAGACGCCGATCGAGCCACACGCCGCGCGCTTCTCCAGCACGGTCAAGCCGATCAGCGAGTACCAGCCAGACCCCAACGGCCGCCGGGCCGTCGTAATCCTCGGCATGCCCGACGACACGGGCGTGAAGCTCAACAACGGCAGGCCCGGGGCAAAAGAGGGACCGGGCGCGATCCGGCGTGCGCTATCGCGGATCGGCGTCGATCGCCCGGCGACCTTCGAGTGGCCCACCGTCTACGACGCCGGCGACGTGTTGCCCGCGGGCGATAACCTCGACGAGACGCACCGACGGGTGAGCGAAGCATCGGCAGCGTTGGCGAGGGCGGGGCTACTCCCTATCGGCCTCGGAGGCGGACACGACCTCACTTTCGCCTTCGTTCGCGGCGTCATCGATGGACTGCCAGAGGAACAGCGACCGCGTGTTGGCACGTACCTCGACCCACACCTCGACGTCCGCGAGACCACCGGTTCAGGCATGCCGTTCCGGAGGCTCGTCGAAGACTGTGGCGTGCGATCGCTCCGCCTCGCGGGTTTCGACCCGATCGCCAACACCGCCGCACACCTCGACTGGTTCCGGGCGCACGGGGGAGAACTCATCGAGGTGGACGCCGCGCCACCCCCGACACCCTTCTTTGCCAGTCTCGACATGGACGTTCTCGACGCCGCACACGCCCCGGGCGTCAGCGCGTTGAACCCCTGCGGCCTCACGCCGCGCGAGGCCGTTGGGTGGGCGAGGCGTGCGGCCGCCTCGTCCAAGATCCGATGCTTCGACGTCATGGAACTCAGCCCCCCGAACGATGATCGCGACCGCACGACCCGGCTTGCGGCGTACATCGTGCTGGCAGTGATCGAGCAGTTGGAAGGCCAAAGACTGTGACGACCATCGCCAACGCCCGGATCCTCACCCTCGACCCATCCCTCGGCGAGGGCCCACTCGGCCTCATCGCCCGCGGCTGGGTCCGCTTCTCAAACGGCCGCATCGAAGCAGTCCACGCCGGCGATTGCCCGGACCAACCCGATCTGGACGCCAACGGCCGCGTCCTCATGCCCGCCTTCACCGACTGCCACACCCACGCCTGCTGGGCCGGCAATCGCGTCGACGAGTGGGCCGCGCGGCTCGCCGGGGCCTCGTACCTCGAACTGCTCGAGGCCGGCGGCGGCATCATGAGCACCGTTCGCGCCGTGCGCGCGGCGAGCCAACAAGCACTCACCGACCTGCTCCTCGAACGCCTGCACACCATGCTCGACCACGGCACCACCGCCGTCGAGGTCAAATCCGGCTACGGCCTGGACACCGAGCACGAGCTCAAGATGCTCCGCGCCATCGCCGACGCGAACGACCGCTTCCCCGGCACCATCATCGCGACCGCCTGCATCGGCCACGCCCTCGACCCCGACGTGGAGCGCACCCGCTTCGTCCGCACGACGATCGATAAGACACTCCCGGCCGTCACCGCCGAGTTCCCCGGCATCGCCATCGACGCCTACGCCGAGCCCGCCGCCTGGCATCTCGAAGAGTGCCTCGAGCTGTTCGACGCGGCGATGGAGCGAGGCCACCCCTGCCGCGTCCACGCCGACCAGTTCACGTCGATGGGCATGGTCGAGGCCGCCCTCGACCGCGACTTCCTCAGCGTCGATCACCTCGAAGCAAGCTCGCCAAAGCTGCTCGAGCGCGTCGCTAAGAGCAATACCCACGCCGTCGTCTTGCCTTGCAGCGGCTTCCATGTCGATCGCCGCTACGCCGACGCCCGCACGCTCCTGGAGCACGGCGGCAGCCTCTGCCTCGCCACCAACCTCAATCCCGGCAGCGCGCCGTGTCCGAGCATGCCAATGGCCATTGCCCTGGCCTGCCGCTTCAACGGCTCCCCGCCAATCACGCCCGAGCAGGCCATCCTGGCAGCAACCCGCACGCCAGCGAAGATGCTGGGACTGAACGATCACGGAACGCTCGCGCCCGGCTCGAGCGCGGACGCCATCCTTCTTCATCACACGAACGAGCGTGAACTCGCCCACTCGTTCGGGATAAACCCGGTCGACCGGGTGTGGGTAGGCGGCGTCCAAGCCACGGCTCTCTGAACCGACTGCACGACCGCCAGGTCTGCACGGATGTCGGCCGAGCGACGCGATTTCCGACGGCGCGTGAGTACGCCGGCTCGTTCACGCTGATGGTTCCCAGTCGGCGCGCGACCGCGAAAGCGGCCGCCGGCAACGGAGCCGAGGCCGCGCGACTTTCCGGCGAAGCGCCATCCAGAGAGGAAGGTGCACCATGCGACAGCGCCCGATCGACGCCAGCTACCTCCGCCGCATTCCCATCATCGCAGCCATGGCAATGGCTGGAGCACCCCTGGTGCTCGCGGATACCAAGGTAACCGGCGACGTCCCCAAGACGAACAAGCAGTGCCTGACTTTCACCGTCGAACGTGATAGCGAACTCGACACGCCGGTGCGAGACCTGCACTTCGCCAAGGGCGCGCTTCCAGAAAACTTCGAGAACCTCGAGGTCGAGGTCAAGTCCGAGGACGGCGAGGTCCTCGATGGCTGGGTCGTCGACGTGCGCAACGGCAAGGTCAACGTCTACTCGCCCGACGGCGAGATCCCCGCCGGCAAGACCACCATCAAGCTCACCATCGACAACAGCACCGAGGGCGACGACTACGAGTGGGGCACGAAGACCAGCCAGAAGACCGAGCTCTACACCACCGAGGACGGCGACCACCTGACGGCCAACGACCACACCAACGAGACGCTCACCACCCACGGCAAGGAAGGCCACCTTGCCGCCACCATCTCGGCCGACCCACCAACTCGCACGGGCGACACGCTGCTCTCGCCGGCCACCGACCCGGCGTTCATCGAACCCTTCGCCAGCGTGTCGTGCGCCTACACCGGCAGCGAGCCCTTTACGACCGCCCCAACGAGCTGGTGGCGCAGCCTCCCGCTGGCAGACCTGGGCGTCGCCGGCGAGTTCGTCACGACCGAGGTCATCATCCCCGTCGAGGCCGCAGCTCATCCCGATGGCACCCAGGCCATCACCGTTCGGCTCTATCTCGACCTCGACGGCGGGGCGCCGGGCATCGACGACCTCGACCTGCTCGCAGCTGCCGGCCTGTCCGCCGACGACATGGAATTGTCGACCATCAGCCTGCCCATCAGCGCGCGCCTGCCCGCCGACGCCACGCTGGTGATGGAGGTCCAGTCCGACGACGGCTCGAGCCCGGCCGACCCCGGCACCGCTCTGGGCGGGCGTTTCTTCATCGGCGGCAACACGCTCGA
This Phycisphaerales bacterium DNA region includes the following protein-coding sequences:
- the hutI gene encoding imidazolonepropionase encodes the protein MTTIANARILTLDPSLGEGPLGLIARGWVRFSNGRIEAVHAGDCPDQPDLDANGRVLMPAFTDCHTHACWAGNRVDEWAARLAGASYLELLEAGGGIMSTVRAVRAASQQALTDLLLERLHTMLDHGTTAVEVKSGYGLDTEHELKMLRAIADANDRFPGTIIATACIGHALDPDVERTRFVRTTIDKTLPAVTAEFPGIAIDAYAEPAAWHLEECLELFDAAMERGHPCRVHADQFTSMGMVEAALDRDFLSVDHLEASSPKLLERVAKSNTHAVVLPCSGFHVDRRYADARTLLEHGGSLCLATNLNPGSAPCPSMPMAIALACRFNGSPPITPEQAILAATRTPAKMLGLNDHGTLAPGSSADAILLHHTNERELAHSFGINPVDRVWVGGVQATAL
- a CDS encoding arginase family protein gives rise to the protein MEVPYATPPQTPIEPHAARFSSTVKPISEYQPDPNGRRAVVILGMPDDTGVKLNNGRPGAKEGPGAIRRALSRIGVDRPATFEWPTVYDAGDVLPAGDNLDETHRRVSEASAALARAGLLPIGLGGGHDLTFAFVRGVIDGLPEEQRPRVGTYLDPHLDVRETTGSGMPFRRLVEDCGVRSLRLAGFDPIANTAAHLDWFRAHGGELIEVDAAPPPTPFFASLDMDVLDAAHAPGVSALNPCGLTPREAVGWARRAAASSKIRCFDVMELSPPNDDRDRTTRLAAYIVLAVIEQLEGQRL
- a CDS encoding AbgT family transporter, whose product is MPEPAPSNGGRSRSVLGAPGRAFATFLRIVEWLGNCLPHPVTLFALLALIVALVSGVAAWANWQVVFERPLPGGGFEAETIVATNIMSGDGFRWLIQNLVTNFTSFAPLGTVLVALLGVAVAERSGLLSAVIRAMVLGAPPKLVTLVVVFAGVQSNIASEMGYVVLIPLAMVVFHSLGRHPYAGLAAAFAGVSGGYSANLLLGTIDPLLAGITQEAAQIVSPGYEVHAAVNWYFMQVSVGMVTILGWAVTTFIVEPRLGKYDPANADESVEKDPSLSRLTPQEWRGLKHAAVAAFVTILAFAYVAGPLLTNKVEVPPAVTITQYLDATPEQQAEFVEQATGPVDKRALRIPTSSGINKLDVLPGYGILRNQDTGGLMPSPFLRGVVAMIFVFFIIPGFVYGRAVGSMKNDRDVIDAMAHGMSTLGLYIVLVFFAAQFVAMFNYSGLGRMLAVVGADGIRALGIDSPIVFIPFILMCCFINLMLGSASAQWAATAPIFVPMLMGVGYSPEVIQAAYRIGDSTTNIITPMMSYFGLILAVAARYDKKLGIGTMIATMLPYSIAFLIGWMILFYVWVFALGLPVGPGAPTHFTP
- a CDS encoding IPT/TIG domain-containing protein, with product MRQRPIDASYLRRIPIIAAMAMAGAPLVLADTKVTGDVPKTNKQCLTFTVERDSELDTPVRDLHFAKGALPENFENLEVEVKSEDGEVLDGWVVDVRNGKVNVYSPDGEIPAGKTTIKLTIDNSTEGDDYEWGTKTSQKTELYTTEDGDHLTANDHTNETLTTHGKEGHLAATISADPPTRTGDTLLSPATDPAFIEPFASVSCAYTGSEPFTTAPTSWWRSLPLADLGVAGEFVTTEVIIPVEAAAHPDGTQAITVRLYLDLDGGAPGIDDLDLLAAAGLSADDMELSTISLPISARLPADATLVMEVQSDDGSSPADPGTALGGRFFIGGNTLDQPTPSYFSSGPCGIEEPVDIRDLGFGLSLGVQVLGYEQPGCYPDLDGDGSLTLFDFLAFQNLFDTGDLRADCDGSGELNLFDFLCFQNTFDAGCPGSAIAIDAVEPDEARPGEELTIFGSGFGDAADEIRVMLGADDAGRGGVEAEVLDVSPTELRVRLPETEGVGSGDSVVISIGEVIDPAPFVSDVFDDMSLAAFQVNTDAMRLDALSIFSDVDLSTETVKTGVPHCWKVSGNAQRGDTQKVVVVMTNPDGSKTTHTRKATYKGDTSESDTSSDLADWLNGLPGVTASYDSVKNKITVTATNVTTITVTTTGGNHTIE